A portion of the Calothrix sp. 336/3 genome contains these proteins:
- the fba gene encoding class II fructose-bisphosphate aldolase (catalyzes the reversible aldol condensation of dihydroxyacetonephosphate and glyceraldehyde 3-phosphate in the Calvin cycle, glycolysis, and/or gluconeogenesis): protein MALVPLRLLLDHAAENGYGIPAFNVNNLEQIQAILKAAAETDSPVILQASRGARNYAGENFLRHLILAAVETYPEIPIVMHQDHGNAPSTCYSAIKNNFTSVMMDGSLEADAKTPASFEYNVNVTREVVNVAHALGVSVEGELGCLGSLETGAGEAEDGHGFEGTLDHSQLLTDPDEAVSFVEATQVDALAVAIGTSHGAYKFTRKPTGEILAISRIEEIHRRLPNTHLVMHGSSSVPEDLIAMINEYGGAIPETYGVPVEEIQKGIKSGVRKVNIDTDNRLAITAAVREALAKNPKEFDPRHFLKPSIAYMQKVCAERYVQFGTAGNASKIKQVSLESFAAKYAKGELNAVTKKVLSV from the coding sequence ATGGCGCTTGTACCATTGCGGCTGCTTTTGGATCACGCGGCTGAAAACGGTTACGGCATCCCAGCTTTCAACGTTAACAATTTGGAGCAGATTCAGGCAATCCTGAAAGCTGCTGCCGAGACAGATAGCCCCGTAATTTTGCAAGCTTCTCGTGGCGCTCGTAATTATGCGGGTGAAAACTTCCTCCGCCACCTCATCTTGGCTGCGGTAGAAACCTATCCTGAGATTCCCATTGTTATGCACCAGGATCATGGTAATGCTCCCTCTACCTGTTACTCAGCCATCAAGAACAACTTCACCAGCGTGATGATGGATGGTTCTTTGGAAGCTGATGCTAAAACCCCTGCTAGCTTCGAGTACAACGTCAATGTTACCCGCGAAGTTGTAAATGTTGCTCATGCTTTGGGCGTAAGTGTAGAAGGTGAACTCGGTTGCTTGGGTTCTCTGGAAACTGGTGCTGGTGAAGCTGAAGATGGACACGGTTTTGAAGGTACTCTTGACCATTCTCAACTGTTAACTGACCCTGATGAAGCTGTGAGCTTCGTAGAAGCTACCCAAGTAGATGCTTTGGCTGTGGCTATCGGTACCAGCCACGGTGCTTACAAGTTTACTCGCAAACCCACTGGCGAAATTTTGGCTATCAGCCGCATTGAAGAAATTCACCGCCGTCTACCTAACACCCACTTGGTAATGCACGGTTCTTCTTCCGTACCTGAAGATTTAATCGCTATGATTAACGAGTACGGTGGTGCTATTCCTGAAACCTATGGTGTACCTGTAGAAGAAATCCAAAAAGGTATCAAGAGCGGTGTTCGTAAAGTTAACATCGATACTGACAACCGCTTGGCTATCACAGCAGCTGTACGCGAAGCTTTAGCAAAAAATCCCAAGGAATTTGACCCCCGTCACTTCCTCAAGCCTTCTATCGCATATATGCAGAAGGTTTGTGCAGAGCGCTATGTTCAATTTGGCACTGCTGGTAATGCTAGCAAGATTAAACAAGTTTCTCTGGAAAGCTTTGCAGCTAAGTATGCCAAAGGCGAACTGAATGCTGTCACCAAGAAAGTTCTTTCTGTATAA
- a CDS encoding aldose epimerase yields the protein MFSISLEQNQYKTYILGDRQTKISVVPERGGIITRWQVQGQDIFYLDEERFTHPELSVRGGNPILFPICGNLPDNIYTYQGQEYTLKQHGFARDLPWEVEEVQADNLTYLTLHLHSSEQTKAVYPFEFHLAFSYILSDDSLEIRQTFTNHSSQPMPFSVGFHPYLIVGDKNQLELTIPSAEYQDQKTKEYQPFSGNFDWERDEIDVAFKKLEGKSATVTDHSRRLKLTLEADDIFSTFVFWTLKGKDFYCIEPWSAPRNAINTGEKLSILESGGSLTASCKLIANFF from the coding sequence ATGTTTTCTATATCCCTAGAGCAGAACCAATACAAAACCTATATCCTTGGCGATCGCCAGACAAAAATCTCAGTCGTTCCAGAGCGAGGGGGAATTATCACCCGTTGGCAGGTACAAGGGCAAGATATTTTCTATCTAGATGAGGAAAGGTTTACCCACCCTGAGTTAAGTGTGCGAGGCGGTAATCCAATTCTGTTTCCCATCTGCGGTAACTTACCCGATAATATCTACACCTATCAAGGTCAGGAATATACCTTGAAACAACACGGATTTGCCCGCGATTTACCTTGGGAAGTGGAAGAAGTGCAAGCAGATAATTTAACCTATCTGACCTTACATTTGCACAGTAGCGAGCAAACAAAAGCAGTTTACCCCTTTGAGTTTCACCTGGCTTTTAGTTACATTCTCAGCGATGACAGTCTAGAAATTCGGCAAACTTTCACCAACCATTCCTCCCAACCAATGCCGTTTTCTGTAGGTTTCCATCCTTACCTGATTGTTGGTGATAAAAATCAACTAGAGTTAACAATTCCATCTGCTGAATATCAAGACCAGAAGACCAAGGAATATCAACCCTTTAGCGGTAATTTTGACTGGGAACGGGATGAAATCGACGTTGCCTTCAAAAAGCTAGAAGGAAAGAGCGCGACAGTTACAGACCATAGTCGCAGGTTAAAATTAACCCTAGAAGCTGATGATATTTTCTCAACTTTTGTATTTTGGACACTTAAGGGTAAAGATTTCTATTGCATTGAACCTTGGAGCGCTCCTCGCAATGCCATCAACACTGGTGAAAAGTTGAGCATACTTGAGTCAGGAGGTAGTCTGACAGCTAGTTGCAAGCTGATAGCAAATTTTTTCTAA
- the pdhA gene encoding pyruvate dehydrogenase (acetyl-transferring) E1 component subunit alpha has translation MIQERTLPQFDTSTVQITKQEGLALYEDMVLGRTFEDKCAEMYYRGKMFGFVHLYNGQEAVSSGIIRGAMRPGEDFVSSTYRDHVHALSAGVPAKEVMAELFGKATGCSKGRGGSMHMFSSEHRLLGGYAFVAEGIPVASGAAFQSKYRREVLGDASADQVTACFFGDGAANNGQFFETLNMAALWKLPILFVVENNKWAIGMAHERATSDPEIYKKASVFNMVGVEVDGMDVLAVRQVALEAVRRARAGEGPTLIEALTYRFRGHSLADPDELRSKEEKDFWFSRDPIKKLATYLTEQNLATAAELKAIDQKIQENIEEAVKFAESSPEPDPSELYRFIFAEDE, from the coding sequence ATGATTCAAGAACGCACATTACCCCAGTTTGATACGTCTACAGTCCAGATTACGAAACAAGAAGGTCTGGCATTGTACGAAGATATGGTACTCGGACGCACCTTTGAGGATAAATGCGCCGAAATGTACTACAGAGGCAAAATGTTCGGATTCGTTCACCTCTACAATGGTCAAGAAGCGGTTTCTAGTGGCATTATCCGAGGAGCAATGCGTCCAGGAGAAGATTTTGTTTCTAGTACATACCGCGATCACGTCCATGCTTTAAGTGCGGGAGTACCAGCAAAAGAGGTAATGGCAGAATTGTTTGGTAAAGCCACCGGTTGCAGTAAGGGACGTGGTGGTTCCATGCATATGTTTTCTAGTGAACACCGTTTACTCGGTGGTTATGCATTCGTTGCCGAAGGTATTCCCGTAGCTTCTGGAGCCGCATTTCAGAGTAAATATCGTCGAGAAGTTCTAGGTGATGCCAGTGCTGATCAAGTAACAGCTTGTTTTTTTGGGGATGGTGCTGCTAATAATGGTCAGTTCTTTGAGACGCTGAATATGGCTGCTTTGTGGAAGCTACCAATTCTTTTCGTTGTGGAGAATAATAAGTGGGCGATCGGGATGGCTCATGAGCGGGCAACTTCTGATCCAGAGATTTACAAGAAAGCCAGTGTTTTTAACATGGTGGGTGTAGAAGTTGATGGGATGGATGTATTAGCAGTTCGCCAAGTAGCCTTGGAGGCTGTACGACGCGCCCGTGCTGGTGAGGGTCCGACCCTAATTGAAGCCTTAACCTATCGTTTCCGGGGTCACTCCCTAGCAGATCCAGACGAGTTGCGTAGTAAAGAAGAGAAGGATTTTTGGTTCTCTCGTGATCCAATCAAGAAACTGGCAACTTATCTGACAGAGCAAAATTTGGCGACGGCAGCAGAACTAAAAGCAATTGACCAGAAAATTCAAGAAAACATTGAAGAGGCTGTGAAATTTGCTGAGAGTAGTCCCGAACCAGACCCCAGCGAGTTATATCGCTTTATCTTTGCGGAAGATGAGTGA
- a CDS encoding IMS domain-containing protein — translation MRIPLDYYRILGLPLAASEEQLRQAYSDRVVQLPRREYSQAAIASRKQLIEEAYVVLSDPKERRAYDQLYLAHAYGADGDRHAVVALEEPAEDRDTEYQQKNLSIEINDDELVGALLILQELGEYELVLNLGRPCIVDKNGTNVVSGNTITSGGHLSEASVERPDVVLTVALACLELGREEWQQGHYENAAISLETGEELLTKEGLFTTVRAEIQADLYRLRPYRILELLALPLEQIQKRQQGLQILQNILDERGGIDGNGNDQSGLSIDDFLRFIQQLRHHLTVTEQHNIFEKESVRPSAVASYLAVYALIARGFTQRQAALIRQAKQMLVHLGKRQDVHLEQSLCALLLGQTEAATRCLEMSQEYEALVFIREHSQDSPDLLPGLCLYVEKWLQEEVFPHFRDLVNQTAALKDYFADEEVQAYLETVSMETREIRQEWQDNRPSSSSQKVRPLHNTSPNPTSSPRSSSQTSENWKVSSLPPEVNSARGGSETVQKTVASSREAIADNRQSSQSRQSRQSRAIATPPPERQRTPSSPRVVVRKRRSSINPEAKVQLLWKIIASVGGIVVFWLLISQIYGWVLNIVSPIPNLQGEPLTVKINDSPVKIPDSNSQPQFPEGELTENTAEEVIQTWLSTKAAALGNNHEIASLEQILTGSALKQWQQIAEQEKTANRYRQYEHNLKIESVKKKDGDQDHAFVEASVSEVTQFFENEQMQKTNNDKIRVRYDLIRVDGVWRIRDMAVISNS, via the coding sequence GTGCGAATTCCGCTAGATTACTACCGAATTTTAGGGCTACCGTTGGCGGCAAGTGAAGAACAATTGCGGCAAGCGTATAGCGATCGCGTTGTGCAGCTGCCCCGTCGTGAGTATTCCCAAGCAGCTATTGCCTCTCGCAAACAACTTATCGAAGAAGCTTACGTGGTTTTATCAGATCCTAAAGAACGTCGAGCATACGATCAGTTATATCTGGCACATGCCTATGGTGCGGATGGCGATCGCCATGCAGTTGTAGCCCTAGAAGAGCCTGCCGAAGATAGGGACACAGAATATCAACAGAAAAATCTCAGTATCGAGATTAATGATGATGAACTAGTCGGTGCTTTACTAATTCTCCAAGAACTCGGAGAATACGAGCTGGTCTTAAATCTTGGTCGCCCCTGTATTGTAGATAAAAACGGCACCAATGTCGTCAGTGGAAATACGATTACAAGTGGCGGTCATCTGTCAGAAGCTTCTGTAGAACGTCCGGATGTGGTTCTCACCGTCGCCCTGGCTTGCTTAGAGTTAGGGCGGGAAGAATGGCAGCAAGGTCACTATGAAAATGCCGCTATCTCCCTAGAAACTGGGGAAGAACTCCTCACCAAGGAAGGACTGTTTACCACTGTTCGTGCCGAAATTCAGGCAGACCTCTACAGGCTTCGACCCTATCGGATTTTGGAATTACTAGCTTTACCCCTAGAGCAGATACAAAAACGTCAGCAGGGGTTACAAATATTACAAAATATTTTAGACGAACGCGGTGGCATTGATGGCAATGGGAATGATCAATCTGGTTTAAGTATTGATGATTTTCTCCGGTTTATACAGCAACTACGCCATCATTTGACGGTTACAGAGCAACATAATATTTTCGAGAAAGAAAGTGTCCGCCCTTCTGCGGTTGCTAGTTATTTAGCTGTCTATGCTCTGATTGCCAGAGGATTTACCCAACGTCAAGCTGCTCTGATTCGTCAGGCAAAACAGATGCTGGTACATTTGGGTAAACGTCAGGATGTCCATTTAGAACAATCATTGTGTGCTTTGCTACTGGGGCAAACGGAAGCTGCTACCCGTTGCTTAGAAATGAGCCAAGAATATGAGGCTTTGGTATTCATTCGGGAGCATTCTCAAGATTCCCCAGACCTGCTACCAGGACTGTGTTTATACGTAGAGAAGTGGTTACAGGAAGAAGTATTTCCCCATTTCCGAGATTTAGTTAATCAGACGGCAGCTTTAAAAGATTATTTTGCCGATGAGGAAGTACAAGCTTATTTAGAAACCGTGTCGATGGAAACGCGGGAAATTCGCCAGGAATGGCAGGATAATCGTCCATCTTCCAGTAGTCAAAAAGTTCGTCCCCTTCACAACACATCACCTAACCCAACTTCTTCCCCCAGAAGCAGTAGTCAAACCTCGGAAAACTGGAAAGTTTCCTCCCTCCCTCCAGAAGTAAATTCTGCCAGAGGTGGAAGTGAAACTGTACAGAAAACTGTGGCAAGTTCTAGGGAAGCGATCGCGGATAATAGACAATCCTCGCAATCAAGGCAATCACGACAATCACGAGCGATCGCCACCCCACCTCCAGAACGTCAACGCACCCCTTCTTCCCCTCGCGTAGTTGTCAGAAAACGCCGCTCCTCCATCAATCCAGAGGCAAAAGTCCAGCTTTTGTGGAAAATTATTGCTTCCGTGGGAGGAATAGTTGTTTTTTGGCTCCTGATTTCCCAGATTTATGGTTGGGTTTTAAATATTGTCTCGCCCATACCCAATTTACAGGGTGAACCCCTAACTGTGAAAATTAATGACTCACCTGTAAAAATTCCCGACTCTAACAGTCAACCCCAGTTTCCCGAAGGTGAACTTACCGAAAATACCGCCGAAGAAGTAATTCAAACTTGGCTCTCTACTAAAGCTGCGGCATTAGGTAATAATCATGAAATTGCTAGTCTCGAACAAATTCTCACAGGTTCTGCGTTGAAACAGTGGCAGCAAATCGCCGAACAAGAAAAAACTGCCAATCGTTATCGTCAATATGAACACAATCTGAAAATAGAATCTGTCAAGAAAAAAGATGGTGATCAAGATCATGCTTTTGTGGAAGCTTCCGTGAGCGAAGTCACACAGTTTTTTGAAAATGAACAGATGCAAAAAACCAATAACGATAAAATCAGAGTCAGATACGATTTAATTCGTGTAGATGGTGTGTGGCGAATTCGGGATATGGCAGTTATCAGTAATTCTTAA
- a CDS encoding AEC family transporter codes for MTDTLIHAYTPLILWTSLGFIILRFLPPWFPHYLGRGLYWVGVPLELFALARQNQSAGLGTDTGFSLMPVIITIAAIVIGLLIAGLVLWTWQRIFSPESQIKLPDFFPDFCLDSRSRGSFLLAAGLGNTGFVGLAIAPFLVNADAMNWAVIFSITHNVIGPYGVGVIIASFYSHAGKPIQWWAQLREILTVPPLWAFIIGSLCRQISFPHVIESGLQQSISVVIALAFLLIGIRLAQLQGWKSLKIALFPAMIKVLITPLLMGLLVTWGLGLSGDRPLAMVLMSGMPTAFAGLILAEEYNLERDLIASSILLSTLLLLLVLPLWVIIFR; via the coding sequence ATGACGGATACTCTAATTCATGCCTATACTCCCCTGATCCTCTGGACGAGTTTAGGTTTTATCATCTTGAGGTTTTTACCTCCGTGGTTTCCTCATTACCTAGGTCGCGGACTTTACTGGGTAGGTGTACCCCTAGAACTATTTGCCCTAGCTCGTCAAAATCAAAGCGCAGGATTAGGTACTGACACAGGTTTTTCTCTGATGCCAGTAATTATTACCATTGCTGCTATTGTGATTGGTTTATTGATTGCGGGGTTGGTTTTGTGGACGTGGCAACGCATATTTTCCCCGGAGTCGCAAATAAAATTACCAGATTTTTTTCCTGATTTTTGCCTTGACTCTCGCAGTCGGGGCAGTTTTTTATTGGCTGCTGGTTTGGGTAATACGGGGTTTGTCGGTTTGGCGATCGCCCCTTTTTTGGTGAATGCTGATGCCATGAATTGGGCAGTAATTTTTAGCATTACTCACAATGTAATTGGTCCCTATGGTGTGGGTGTGATTATTGCCAGTTTCTACAGTCATGCAGGCAAACCAATCCAATGGTGGGCACAATTACGGGAAATATTAACTGTTCCTCCTCTGTGGGCTTTTATTATCGGTAGTCTCTGTCGTCAAATTTCATTTCCCCACGTCATCGAATCTGGACTTCAGCAGTCAATTAGCGTTGTCATTGCTTTGGCTTTTTTGTTGATTGGTATCCGTTTAGCTCAGTTGCAAGGATGGAAAAGTCTGAAAATTGCCCTTTTTCCAGCCATGATTAAAGTTTTAATCACACCTCTGTTAATGGGTTTACTGGTAACTTGGGGGTTGGGTTTGTCTGGCGATCGCCCCTTGGCAATGGTGTTAATGTCAGGAATGCCCACCGCTTTTGCTGGTTTGATTCTGGCAGAAGAATATAATCTGGAACGTGATTTAATCGCTAGCAGTATTCTCCTTTCCACTTTGTTACTACTGCTTGTCTTACCTCTATGGGTGATAATTTTTCGCTAA
- a CDS encoding DUF4912 domain-containing protein — MAKERPPLEEMTLRQLRKVASFYGISRYSRMRKSQLLAAIIEVERSKLSLNNSRSMEAQETVEAAKFELGQVDRTIATLADVDEGLGDLPSGYGESRIVLMPRDPQWAYTYWDIPNDHKEDLRRQGGQQLALRIYDVTDINLDYQSPHSIQEYPCDEMAREWYLPIPVSDRDYVIDIGYRCVDGRWLVLARSARVHVPPVYPSDWIEDVFITVNFEEDLRGKTLYELVPPTKKIATTASAGVGNAIYDQIFGMAESAEAMRVAGSLFGSMQHVPGSMIPEQAISSYIFPSGVGMWAVPTTSGLNMSGVGMSGAGFSGDVPMRPRKFWLIADAELIVYGATEPDATVTIGGRPIKLNPDGTFRFQMSFQDGLIDYPIMAVAADGEQTRSIHMKFNRETPSRNTNTKDEAVLEWLS, encoded by the coding sequence ATGGCAAAAGAACGCCCACCGCTTGAAGAGATGACACTGCGACAATTACGTAAAGTCGCTAGTTTTTATGGCATCTCTCGCTATAGCAGAATGCGTAAGTCCCAGCTGCTGGCAGCAATTATCGAAGTCGAACGCAGCAAACTCTCTCTCAACAACTCTCGCTCAATGGAGGCACAAGAAACCGTGGAAGCAGCAAAATTTGAGTTGGGTCAAGTTGATCGTACAATCGCAACTCTTGCTGATGTTGATGAAGGACTAGGAGATCTACCTAGTGGTTATGGTGAAAGCCGAATTGTTTTAATGCCTCGTGACCCCCAATGGGCATATACCTACTGGGATATCCCTAACGATCATAAAGAAGACTTACGCCGTCAAGGTGGACAACAGTTAGCACTGCGAATTTATGATGTTACTGACATCAATTTAGATTACCAAAGTCCCCACAGCATCCAGGAATATCCCTGTGATGAAATGGCAAGAGAATGGTATCTACCAATTCCAGTGAGCGATCGCGATTATGTCATTGATATCGGTTATCGCTGCGTTGACGGTCGTTGGTTAGTATTAGCACGCTCTGCACGGGTACACGTTCCCCCCGTTTATCCCTCCGACTGGATTGAAGATGTCTTCATCACCGTCAATTTTGAAGAGGACTTACGTGGCAAAACCCTCTACGAATTGGTACCACCTACCAAGAAAATTGCTACCACCGCTAGTGCAGGTGTCGGTAATGCCATCTACGACCAAATTTTCGGCATGGCAGAATCTGCTGAAGCAATGCGCGTTGCAGGTTCCTTGTTCGGTTCTATGCAGCACGTACCCGGTTCCATGATTCCTGAACAAGCTATCAGTTCCTACATCTTCCCCTCTGGAGTTGGTATGTGGGCAGTACCTACCACATCCGGTTTAAATATGTCCGGAGTCGGAATGTCCGGTGCTGGTTTCTCCGGAGACGTACCCATGCGTCCTCGCAAATTCTGGTTAATTGCCGATGCTGAGTTAATCGTCTATGGTGCAACAGAACCAGATGCAACCGTCACCATTGGTGGTCGTCCAATTAAGCTTAATCCCGATGGTACATTCCGCTTCCAGATGTCCTTCCAAGATGGTTTAATTGACTATCCCATCATGGCAGTTGCCGCAGACGGAGAACAAACTCGTTCTATTCACATGAAGTTCAACCGAGAAACCCCATCTCGCAACACCAACACCAAGGATGAAGCTGTTTTGGAATGGTTGAGTTAA
- a CDS encoding phosphodiester glycosidase family protein, whose amino-acid sequence MHFLKLLILSICSYGIFCLFGCSEISSDVKQNPRSQCLGENQQFSMTFLKTNNQGEPDEAGINHVIIFNPKSPELDFKVNVGLAHQIYHQDNQGKIKKEYIPKTFSQIISDENAKLNGKLPFAAINADYIDPENKPQGLNISRGIEYSGDFKNKRSSFGISGGKFTTRVATIQTGKRAENYLNYNLVGGNGRFYKNGKFKNICDDLGEFACQQVINRSLVAITDKNYVIFLVNDVKAQSLVTISPLNQELLPDKFDDVLEGIAVKNCLGKIQEGMLFDGGQSPGLYYNQKIYVENPGAIGSVFLIYKK is encoded by the coding sequence ATGCACTTCTTAAAATTATTGATACTTTCTATTTGCAGCTATGGAATTTTTTGTTTATTCGGATGTAGTGAAATTTCTTCAGATGTCAAGCAAAATCCTAGGTCTCAGTGCTTAGGTGAAAATCAGCAATTCAGTATGACATTTTTAAAAACTAATAATCAAGGTGAACCGGATGAAGCTGGAATTAACCATGTGATTATTTTTAATCCCAAATCACCAGAATTAGATTTTAAGGTCAATGTTGGTTTAGCACATCAGATATATCACCAAGATAACCAAGGAAAAATTAAAAAAGAATATATTCCGAAAACATTTTCGCAAATCATTAGTGATGAAAATGCAAAATTAAATGGTAAGCTACCTTTTGCTGCTATCAATGCGGATTATATAGACCCAGAAAATAAACCTCAAGGGCTAAATATATCCCGTGGAATTGAATATTCTGGAGATTTTAAAAATAAAAGGTCTTCTTTTGGTATTTCTGGAGGCAAATTTACAACTAGAGTCGCAACTATTCAAACTGGTAAACGTGCAGAAAATTATCTCAATTATAATTTAGTTGGCGGCAACGGCAGATTTTACAAAAATGGCAAATTTAAGAATATTTGTGATGATTTAGGTGAATTTGCCTGTCAACAGGTGATTAATCGTTCTTTAGTCGCAATTACTGATAAAAACTATGTCATATTTCTAGTTAATGATGTGAAAGCTCAATCTCTTGTCACCATATCGCCATTAAACCAAGAATTATTACCAGACAAGTTTGATGATGTTTTAGAAGGAATAGCTGTGAAAAACTGTTTAGGCAAAATTCAAGAGGGAATGTTATTTGATGGAGGACAATCCCCAGGACTATATTACAATCAAAAAATCTATGTGGAAAATCCTGGAGCAATTGGCTCTGTATTTTTAATTTATAAAAAATAG
- a CDS encoding DUF2358 domain-containing protein, translating into MNIIEILRADYKQFPLNQTYDIYADDVYFQDPMNKFRGIKRYQQMIQFIQTWFSNPQLDLHGIQKIEDTIKTEWTLSWTTPLPWQPRISIPGWSELRLNSQGLINSHIDYWHISRLDVVKQHFSR; encoded by the coding sequence ATGAATATCATTGAAATCTTAAGAGCGGACTACAAACAATTTCCTCTCAATCAAACCTATGATATCTATGCTGATGACGTATATTTCCAAGACCCTATGAATAAATTTCGAGGCATTAAACGTTATCAGCAAATGATTCAATTTATACAAACTTGGTTTTCCAATCCCCAATTAGATTTACACGGGATTCAAAAAATTGAGGATACCATCAAAACCGAATGGACTTTAAGTTGGACTACACCCCTTCCTTGGCAACCACGTATTTCTATTCCTGGATGGAGTGAACTCCGTCTCAACTCCCAAGGGTTAATTAATTCCCACATTGACTATTGGCATATTTCCCGTCTAGATGTGGTGAAACAGCATTTCTCGCGCTAA
- a CDS encoding TRC40/GET3/ArsA family transport-energizing ATPase, which translates to MRVILMTGKGGVGKTSVAAATGLRCAELGYRTLVLSTDPAHSLADSFDLELGHAPQQIRPNLWGAELDALLELEANWGAVKRYITQVLQARGLDGVQAEELAILPGMDEIFGLVRMKRHYDEGEYDVLIIDSAPTGTALRLLSLPEVSGWYMRRFYKPFQNISVALRPLVEPLFKPIAGFSLPDKEVMDAPYEFYEQIEALEKVLTDNTQTSVRLVTNPEKMVIKESLRAHAYLSLYNVATDLVIANRILPQEVQDAFFQRWKENQQHYRQEIHDNFLPLPVKEVPLFSEEMCGLAALERLKETLYQDEDPTQVYYKETTMRVVQDKNQYSLELYLPGIPKNQIQLSKTGDELNITIGNHRRNLVLPQALAALQTSGAKMEDDYLKIRFSEAVKA; encoded by the coding sequence ATGCGTGTAATTTTAATGACAGGGAAGGGCGGTGTAGGTAAAACTTCCGTTGCTGCTGCTACCGGACTCCGTTGTGCAGAACTCGGTTATCGTACCTTGGTTTTAAGTACAGATCCAGCTCACTCTTTAGCAGATAGCTTTGACCTGGAATTAGGACACGCACCACAGCAAATTCGTCCCAACTTGTGGGGTGCAGAACTTGATGCGTTATTAGAATTGGAGGCAAACTGGGGTGCAGTTAAACGCTATATTACCCAGGTTTTGCAAGCGCGAGGTTTAGATGGGGTACAAGCGGAAGAATTGGCAATCCTACCAGGGATGGATGAGATTTTCGGTTTGGTGAGGATGAAACGTCACTATGACGAGGGTGAGTATGACGTTTTGATTATTGATTCTGCACCAACGGGTACAGCTTTACGATTGCTGAGTTTACCAGAGGTCAGTGGCTGGTATATGCGACGTTTTTATAAGCCATTTCAAAATATCTCTGTTGCTTTGCGTCCTTTGGTGGAGCCATTGTTTAAACCGATTGCGGGTTTTTCCTTACCTGACAAGGAAGTGATGGATGCACCCTATGAGTTTTACGAACAAATTGAAGCTTTGGAAAAAGTTCTCACAGATAATACTCAAACTTCGGTACGCTTAGTGACAAACCCTGAGAAGATGGTGATTAAAGAATCACTTCGTGCCCATGCTTATTTGAGTTTATACAATGTCGCCACGGATTTAGTGATTGCCAATCGCATTCTTCCCCAGGAAGTACAAGATGCTTTCTTTCAGCGTTGGAAAGAAAATCAACAACATTATCGTCAAGAAATTCACGATAATTTCCTCCCTTTACCTGTGAAGGAAGTTCCGTTATTTTCTGAGGAAATGTGTGGTTTAGCTGCCTTGGAACGCCTGAAAGAGACACTTTATCAAGATGAAGACCCTACCCAGGTTTATTATAAGGAAACGACAATGAGAGTCGTTCAGGATAAGAATCAATACAGTTTAGAGTTGTATTTACCAGGGATTCCTAAAAATCAAATTCAACTCAGTAAAACGGGTGATGAGTTGAATATTACGATTGGGAATCATCGCCGTAATTTAGTTTTACCGCAAGCTCTTGCGGCTCTACAGACTTCTGGAGCAAAAATGGAAGATGATTATTTAAAAATCCGTTTTTCTGAAGCTGTTAAGGCTTAA